A window of Anabas testudineus chromosome 7, fAnaTes1.2, whole genome shotgun sequence genomic DNA:
TCTGAAGTAGGGGTCAGACACTGTCTATCAAATGAAGGTTTGGATTATAAAAAGCTAGGGCAACTTGTACTTCTTTGGTTGGTTTCATTGTGATTCAGAAAGCagtcatttaacatttacttttactcctCCCATATTTTAAGTCTTCCCAGCACTATTCATCGTCAGCCCCTGGACCTAGTACCTCCTCCTATTCCTCTCCCCCACCCACCATGCTTCTCTCAGATGATGCCCCGTGCCCACCCCACGTCATGGCACAGGTGTGGGTTCGTAACGTCAGAGGGATGCAGGACAGCAAAAGCCTGGATGAAATCAGCCAAGCATGTGGAGGTAGGTATCTGATTCTGATTCCTTCACCGGGGTTGCTGGattgacaaaatataaaatgtcttttagtAAAACTTTACAGTGAAGGATTAATAGTTAAAATTATAACTACATTAAGAAAGAATGACATAGTTAGGTTCATCTGTGATTACCGGCTGTATTTCTGTAACATGATTTAGCTCATTTTGGCTTATTTTTCACCGGTGGTTCAGGTGCCCGGGGAGGGGGCAGGAGTGGGCAGTCAGAGGGCCGACGGGCTACAATCTCCTCAGCTCTTGAGCTAGAAGGGACAGTCAGCCATGAGGGAGACCTGACTAACTTCATCACCAAAAACCTGGAGCAGAAAATCAAGATGAGCTCCAAGCCCAGTCTAGACTGTAGTGACTGTGAGTAGCAAACATGACGAGATTTTAATCAAGCAAATGAAGcgactttttttattattcagtcaaagtttcacTTAACATTTAAGTAAACGGAAGATAAAAGAGTTTTTATTGTCAGTGGTGCAGCAAACTGCCAGTCAgccattattcattatttattcataacatTGGTCATGACCAAACCATAGGAAGTGATGGAGAATCGATACACTAGCTTAAGAAAATGAATTgatgtgtctgttgttttaagATGAACCGATGGAGGCTTACATGAATCACCTACATCCCTTTAGTGCAGTGTCACTGTGAGGTTTCACTGGTTTGGGcaagatttatttcatttcaaaaacGTTATGACGTTTGCcttattctgtgtatatataatttTCTACCAttgtttaatatataattacTTTCTTTTGGATGGAGTACAGTTATGAAATCTACACTGCATAGTAAACATTTTGTGCTTAGCCATCTTGTATGTAGCGGCTAGTACGACAAGCAAACTCTGGCAAAACTAAAGTAGATCAGCAACCTATTTGATAGCTGTCTTGTTAGAAAGCTTTGTGGCAGGATATATGATACAGTGCTTGTTCTCCCTCTACTGTCTTACTCTGCAAAGTCTGCCTTTTTGTTCAGTATTAGTTTGGTTTTAAACACTTATCTCAGTATAACAGTACTGATAACATGACAGTAATATATCACCAAAGATGCTACTAATGATTATAAGGCAGCAACAACAATACTGCTGACCTTGCCGTCTTCGTATTGTTTTTGCTGGTGGTATCAGTAATGTAGTAGGACTATTGGTAGCAGCTAAAGTACCATTAGCATTACTACATAttgatgtatttttctttccctctgtttaCCCATCACTCGCTGCCAccttttccctccctccccttcCACATTGTTTAAACTTATTTCCAGACTGAACAACGTGGAATGTATCCACATATAAACACACGTGCACTTGTATAAACCAACACCAAATCAGCGCTTACAACTTGGGAATGTGTAAACGAGGCTTTGTGGTCAGAGAAACCTTCAAATAAGAAAATAGAATCCTCAAcagttttctcatttcagaGTGACATCTGAGTGAGATTTATGGCTGAATAATTACATTGTGATGAAAAGTCACACTTTGCCTCTGCACTCTCCATCTTCCTTCACATTCCAGGCAGATTAAATTAGCCTCATATGGTGTTTTAACAGGGCAGCAGAGACTCAATACCAGACATCGAAACAGATGATGATTTCTAAAAGGTCACACATATACAGCTTTTTCATGGAGTTCGACAGGTTGACCAAGCCCTACCTGTCCATTAGCAACCATCCGTCTTGTCAAATTTTCCGGTAGAAAGACACTGAACCGCTGCCCTTCACTTAGTGAAAAACCCCTCCGGATTAGAGCGTCTGCCAAACTGGGCACTCAATTTAAACACAGGAGCACAGTCAATATGCCCTATGTGGCAGCTCATTCCCTCTACCTGCTGATTCAATTAGAATGGATGACTCACAGACTGTGTTTAGACTGGAGAAATTGAGGTCTTACTGCACGCTGACAGGAATCTTTTACAGATGGAAAGTTGTTTCTGTGCTTCAGCGACcacctgtgttttgtgtattcaAGATTTAACTACTCAGTGCACGTGTGCTTTTGGGTAACCAAATTTGCGCAGgcagtcttttgttttattataacagCTGTTTCTTCTAATGGGAATTATTCTTCCGTTGCTTTcgtgtaaaatgtatttttcattttgcctgCGTATATTTCAAGAGAATTTCTTCACTTTAGCTTGTGACTGCACACAGCTTGAGTTCATTTCACGTCTGCATCACACTCACTTTGTCATTTGTTATTAATGGGCCAGAAATGCAAACATTACTCGGCCCTAACTCCGCATATGTGACATATTTATCCTTTTATCATTTTCAAatcattataaataatgataatgttaaatatgttattCAAACAAAATTATCTCTGGTACTTTTTCACATGTTAAAGATTTAAGTGAATTACCCAGAGGAAGAATCACAATCAGAAAACATTTGCAGCTGTGTGCATACATCAGTGATTACAGTCTGTAATTGATATTTGCAGCTGCCTGTCCaatccccaaggggattaacAAAGTATCAATGAATCTATTGTCATTTATTATCATAATCTGTTAATTCCATTATTATCTCTTATCAGCGGACTGTTCAGGTCCCATCTACCGAAGCCGAGGGTTGACACGGAGACCAGCGGATATCCCACCCATTGATCCATCTGTACTAGTGGACCTTCAAAAACACACCCAGGAGGTGGCGCACAGTGTGGAGATGATGATGCGGAGTCTCAATGGAACCATCCAAAATGTGAGTCTTCTAATGATCCAGTTCGTTGTACGTTTCAATCGTTGATTTGTTGAAGTTTGTCTATTTCAACTTCTACCTCTTACTGTGTCTCACTCACAATTTATCTTTGCCTTCTTGTTgtccctcacacacaaacgTTGATTTTTCTGTCCTGTCTTTGACACTGTCCATCTCTCTGTTCATCCAGATGACAGCTTTGAGTGTGGGCTACATCCAGACCTACAGAGACTCAGTTGACAGCCTGGGAGAGTCTGTGGACATGAGTATAAAGGTGACATACAGTGCTTTTCCTCTGAGGTTTTCTGTAGAAGTGTTTGTTAGGAGTAATTCTGGAAAATGCAGGAAATCAGTAAACATTAAGAGAAAGACGTGTCCATTAGattacaaataataaagttagagaTGAtagttttactttgattttgttcagttttaaaatgctgtgttgGCATATTTTCTAAATCTTCTCAAATATCATATTATAATCAATTTGTCATTTGCTGGCGAACAGAAAGTATTATACGACTTGTAAACCTGATACCAGACTGTTAATGTTATGTAGAAACATTAGCAAAGCAAAAGCATGTGTAGGccacattattataattaataataaagtcttAATCGGGGCACAGTAGGCGTCCTATTCCCGTTTTTATATCTTGTCGTGTTGGAgttgtctgtgtattttattggCAGTTTGCTGATCATTGACGTCGTCAATAATCACTTGTTCTTGATTCACTGTCTGGGCGTCATTGACGTGatttgataaaaacatttttgtttatatttaaagttGTTTCTTTCAGGATTTTTGAGGATTCATAAATTATTGTTATATTCTGAATGTATGATTTGAAAACCTTTTTCATGGTCTGCCATGTGTTTTTGCTCCCACAGGGCATGTACACACTTATGGCTCGTTGTGAAGAGTTGGATCGTTCCATGCAGCCCATACACACCCTGGCTGCACAGATCCGTGACATCAAACGCACCTTGGATGCTCTGGAGACGATCTGCAAGTAACCTCACCTGCCCGGTACGAAAACACACCCAAACTGCAAAGATCCAACATTAAGCACATCCTGAACGAAGCTGTTTGCAAATAACTCCACTCCACCTGCAGctagcaaacacacactgctgtgacaATTACAAGCACTGTGGAGCTCCGGGAACATTGCGACTAGGCATGTTGGATGATTTGCTCTCTTAGGCCCCCTGCTTGTGCACTGTTTGATGATTACCATGTCTGTGCTGTCAGATTTCAAATTAGTTTTGCTTGATTCGACCTCTAggctgagttttttttttttttttaatcagccCCACTTCAGCAAATTAACCATTTTTGGAGACACTTAGTCAAGTGCCCCGAGCACACACATCCTGGAAGATGTGGGGGTAGACATCCTCTTTTCCCCACTGTCTGGATGATTGTATGTTGTTATCCGTCCATGCCGCTTGGTTCAGATTGCACTAACCTCTCCTCCCCACTTGGGGTCAacgtttctctctctgcccataGAGAGTCGAGTAGAAACTGTTCAGAAGTGACTTTTGCACAAGaacaaaaaatctatttttaatcaTATGCAACAAAGACCGGATTCTTTCTTTGCAAGCTCAATGAAGGGAGTGGAGCATCGtgtctgtttatctgttttttttaaatgtttgtttaatttttccaGCATGCATGCTTTCTGCTCCTCAATGTTGATGCAAAGTGGCCAGCGCAGTAGTTTGGTGTTTCCACTGGTGGTCACAGAAAAGCCACGTGGGAGAATTTTAAGCTCAAATGCTCCTTGGTAATTTATCAGAGTAAAATATTTACTTGTTTCAGCCAAATTCACTCAATCTTTCATATGATGTGAAAAAACTGTCAACCTTTTAATCATGGGCCTAATTTTAACGCTGAAATAACGTGTTATTTGGGCTAAAATCCCATAAATTTTCCAGTTATGTGTCAATGCAATCTACGACACTGATGAGGACATAATGACAAGAATATCATATTTCCTTTACAGTGGCTTTTAATATAATAAAGGCTTGAGTTTTAGATGTCAACAGAAGTGGAAACACTTCATGGAAAGCAGATAAATTTAGCAAACCGAAAGATTGTTTTAAGAAACCATAGGAAAATGTCAAGGCATGTAAGTAGCTAACAAACTGCACAGTGTCAATAATTTGGTTGTGATGGTTCAGTCAGTTTGGAGaaattatatgtaaatatatgtcAGTTTCCAAACACCTTTTTGAATCCATTAATTTCTTCCTGATTTCTTCCTGACTTAAATTAGCTTCTAGTTTTCAGCCCTGCATGAATTATTTTGCAGTATTGGCTGTAACTATAGGTTGTTAAGTGGTTGATACCTTAATTTGGAACAAAACTCTACATTTAGTCAACACTGACtacatttttatctttggggaaaaaaatcagatcATGGAACATTTGCTACTGATTGTACTGAATTATACAATATTAAAatctctgtgctgtgtttcgCATCCTATTGTTTTCTGAAATATGGAAAAGATTGGACTTAAATCGGGAAAACATTGCTTGTCGTGGCTCAACACCCCCTTTGGATGTGAActaacatgtactgtatcacTTATAATTGATTTCAGAGTGGCTATTTATTAATTCACTACAGGATAAAAGACATTAAATGACTGCAATGTTACTTGGCTGGTACTTTACCAACTTAAAGCCGTTTGCTCTCATTGAGATTGATGATGAAGAGACTGTGTTATCTCTGTCATTGCACTTGTGGGTAGCCCTGTAGTAGATCATAGTACTTGTACTAGATTCTCATATGTATAATTATTACTGATGGAAGGCAATATGTAATTTGACTTGAGTAGTGTTCATGGGGTTGTTGTGGCTCTCTTATATTGGACACTTCATACTTGTCCATCAAGcttatttatgatttatgaaaaCCACCTACGGCAGTGTATCTTGGGATACTTCATCTACAAAATGTTATCAGAGCAATACTACAAGCAAAGTAAGTACACATTTTAATCTTCTCCGTAATATTGATGCTTAAATGTGCTGATATATGAATGGCTTTTCAAATTGTCAGCTGTGGGAGTGAAACtaggagcagcagcatcactctGCGTTGTTTAAACTGTCTCTACATACAACTCTGCACCTGTTATTGTGCTTAAGATCATGATATTGGCTTCACGAAAAGCTCAGATTACATTTGATGTCTGCTTTTTGTCTCCTTGTCACTTTCATCGATCTTGTCGGCAAATGTCTGAGGAGGGAGAGTCATTTAAAATCTGATAGTAAAGTCTATTATCATCCCTTGATAATACTGAAATTAACTTAAATGTGTCCAAGGCTTTAAAGGTGTGAATGATCTTTTGCAGATATAATGTCCAGAGAATGGACATTTGGGAGCCTTGGTATATTTTTGAGGTGTGGAAACGGATCTTCAAGATGGGGAAATTagagaggaaaatgttttttgttcataatatatgtaaatgtgtgattaatTTTCTGTTGTACAATCAGATGCACCAGTGTACATATGACCTCTTTCTGTAACTAAAAAAACTTTGGAGACCCTTCGTCTTGAGtgtatattttaatgaaaaatgacaaataaatttACATGAGCTGCAAAAAAGTTtgagtttgagtgtgtgtatgtgtgtatgtgtataaattacaataatttaaaGTTGCCTTTTTTAACAGACATTCTGACTTGTCATTGATTATTAATCTGTTATAAACCAGGACCATCACTTTATCAGTCATTTTCCTACCATGATTTGTCAAAGCCTTTGTTGAATGGTGCATTTTCACCAGGTTGCAGGCAGAGGATGCTAGAGGGCTCTGAaaaaaatgtgctgcagctcaACAGATGGGCCGTTTTAAAGATGGTACTATTTGTGACAGAAGCcacaaagtgtaaaatgtggATGGTTTGTTGTTATGTGGTTCTCAAAATTTTAATTGGAATTCAGTGCACAAATCATTTTGTCAGCAATATTGCTTTCAGCTAgattaaagggtcagttcacccaaattaCAAGAGGAAATACATTTCTCACTTATATGTGAGTGAGAAACGGCAATGCAGATGCTCTGCTCTCCCAGTACAACAAAGGTAAATAAAATTTCATTTGTAGAAAATACCTTATATAAAATAGTGTCCTAGTTACTTTGTATAATCTACAAATGTCACTGTCAGAAGTAGTCCCTGTGAAATCTGTTTTCAACCTGTGTTTAGTGGACTGGCCCTTTAAATCGACACACCTATTCAATGAACAGAGAAATTCCTGACTACATTAGGGCAGTACCACTGTGTCTTGGCACATCCTGCGATAGGTCCAGCTTCCTTTATTTTGATGCTCTATTCAGGTTCATCTACAAAGCAGCACACCTGCAACCCGCAGAGACTCAGTGTCTGGCTTTAAGGCACTTTAGAAGGGCCGACACCTTGCAGGTGAAGGTCGccttatttcactttttaatgttCTAGGCATAGGTTCCCAGCCACCAGAAACAGCAGAACAGTCAGATGTGGGGCAGCCAGCATATTCATACCCCCATCTGTGGGTATGTCAAGTGAAGGCGTTGGACTTCCAGTTCTGGGTGAACTGCTTTCTCTTAACTCTGCCACAGAGGCACCTTTTGTTGTAGGAGCTGTTGTGTAGGCAGTAGTAGTCTTCGCTATTTCTGCAggattttcttttactgttcCCCCAACAGATGTACCGTCCTTGGGGGACTGCTGGTCTGAGACCTCCCCGTCAACAGTCTTGTACCACTGGCACTGGAAATCGTTCTTCCATATCTCGGCTGGGTCTGGTTCCATTTTagtgtctgtgtctggctgATTGGTGGCTTTTGCTGCCTCTGCCTGAGAAGGAAGATAAATAATtctgaaaattaaataatgcaGCGAAAATTCAAAGAACATACAACAGTTTTCACTGTTGTGCAGTTATATCAATATTCATACTTTATATTATGCTGCACTTTATGACAAATGGTTATTACCAGAGCCCCAGATTGACAAAAAGTGAtgagagaaacattttgttcCTGTGTTCACTGGTGGAGAatcaaactcctgttttcctCTATGCTTTCCTACATCGAAGATTTTCTCTGGGAACCGGACTCCCTGCTGTTTATATCTCTTTTTTTCAAATGACTCATGACTCAAAATGAGATGTTCTGCTTCCAACTTTCCACACAGAGAGCAGTAGTTGTGAATTTGTGTCTCCTGACACGTGCCTTTCACTGTGTATACACTGGTTTTTGTGACTCACCTGTTAAGTAGCAGGAAAGGAGAGAAGTCGAAAAGGCAATCAAAGCTTCCATCTTTTCAGCATGTTGTTGCCTCTTATCTCACGAGTCTTATGTATGTTGGTAAACCTTTCTGTGCGCATTCAATCAGTTGAGATTTATCTACATGTTAACGAGCCCAGTGTATCTAAGTTAGTCGTCTTTCATTTGTTATAAGACTCTTAGGGTCGCCACATGGACTGGATTGTGTCATGACTTTGCATAATGACAAAGCTGCTTTGATGATGATGCCAATTCTGACCTATGAGCAGAATGAGTCTGGTTTATATCTGAATAAGCTTAAACAGGCCTCTGGCAACATTTATAGCTTCTTTAAAGAGAGCATAAACAGGGCTTTTAAAATCCATCACAAATCCATCTTCAAATCTACTTCAATTAACATTTTCTCACCTTTTCCGTCACTTTGGATGGGGGCGGGAGGTGAAGATAGGCAGAGCTGTCTGGATTTTGACGGACACATCGGCCCTTTCCCTGGCACAGAGAGGCTGAGCACAGTCGTGATGCAGTGGTTACATTAATAGAGTAGGGTCCCAGGACTTTGCGGACAAACTCTGCCAGATCCTGACACTCTCTCTGTGAAAGAGACAGCCGGCTTGATGTAAACAGTAAGAGGGAGCAGTGTTATGGCCTGACGGATACAGTGAGCACTGTGTACTACAGCCTGACAGAAACCTGGAGGCCGGTACTGTTATTGATATTTTGGAGTTTCAGAAAAGTCCTGTATACTGTTTTGTCTCTGGTGGACAAATGGTAGCACTGTCTGCACTGCAGTGTCATTACTTCTTATCCAACATATACTTTGATACTGATAAAcacaatcagccacaacattaacgCCACCTTCTAATCATCTGATCATGACTAGCATTCAAATATTCCCAGTCTGACCATCACATCAGGCTGTATTAATGCTGTGACTGTTCAGGGTGTATGTGTAGTTAGACGATACTGGTTGATTTATCAGTCCAGCGCACACTGTTCACTTTTCCTTTACAAAGTTAGGACCAAGTTTTTCTGAAAATGACTTATGCTGCATTTATattcatacacaaacaaataaatcctaAGAGATTTAAGCAGTGAagctgaagaacaaaaaaaggaaaacctaTGTCATTATAAACCACATTCCTGGGGGAAACAAGAAAATTATCAGGTGGATAAATGTCATTGGTTGATGTATAAATAAAGCCTGGCTCCAAATGTGCAGACACATTCGAGTGTATACActttatgcaaatgtatgtacctctgtttttgtctcagttCTCTCCCAGATGACAACTCCAGCTGTTCCCATGGCAGCACTTTCTCCTATGGTGCTGACCAGGTCTacctgcagaaagaaaatgaactaaaaaaacTGTACAAGAGTCCCAGCACAGCAAGCTCTTTTTCAACTTCATGTTTGTAATGATATGCTGCAGTGTATATGTAATTATACTTGTAATGTGAAACCACTATTTATTTTCACCCTAACTcctgcacattttattaaaatctaGACCATTGGTAAGAAAAACACGTTCACACTTTTGTAGATGAAAGAAGTTGAGACTTAAGAGCCCAGGAAGGAGTCTGGAGTTGATTTCCAGACATAGGGCCTCTGGATCAGTAGATCTAAACAAGCCTGACATATCAGATGTTATATCTCACCTGTGATAGGAAAGTGTTAGTTGAGGTGTAGACGCTCTTGACCAGTGGAAAAACGGGCAGATCCAGCATCCCAGTCAGAGATGATACTCTTAGGGCTTCTTTTATTTGACTGGATAAATAAAGCCTGGCACCAGAGGTCCCACtctaggaaaataaaatatattgacaTAGAAAGTgcttaaaataacttttttttttttgtctgttaaaaCTCCCTTCTCACCCAAATCCTGTCAGAGATAATTCGTTTATACAACAAGATTTCACATCAGCCTCTCAAGTTAAAACTCTGTGGGTTATTAGGTTTACTCTCCACCACATTTCTGGGCTCACAAAGATGATGGTATGCACTGGATTTGACAActagaggtttttttttaactttttacagaATCTCACTGATAAACCCGACTTggcatttttcatttctctcaaTTTTTGGTGTTAAACAGGAAGTTGTCTTCTGCAGTTGTGTAGATGTTGTTAACAGCTCAGGAGACATGTTTGAGGTAGACAGTGGTTTTCACTTCTTCTCTCAGCtacatcagtgttgtttttttttttttttaccctcccTGAATATGTTCTTctcagtattattattagaaaaagaaactcaCATGCACAAAGGACAACGAGTAGCGTTACCCACCTGCAGCTTCTCCAGGCTGAGGAGCGGGTAGAGGGCAGAGCATCGTTTCCAGAGCCACAGAAGCTCGTCGTTTAGGGCCATCTCTGCAGCAGGGCACTGGCCGGTGTAGTTAGCTAACATAGTTTGTGCAGGGTTGCCGTTGTAGCAGATGGGGCAAGGGGAGACACCCCATAATGCTTTGGGCCGTAACCTTTGGAGTTCCCGAAGAGTTTCCATCATTACGGCCTGGGCGGCTGCCTCAAAATCAACCTGTGACAAGAAAATCAGATCTTCTTTTGTGAATGGTTCATATGAAATGACCATCACACTTAAATATAGGGTTTATGATACAATAGAATATCACCAGTTTAGGTAGCTCTCGttgtaattcatttaatttatttattggacAGTTGAGGAAAAGAGACCAGCTCAGTGAGCATGACTGTCTTATGGAAAGATTGGATTTACTTGTATAGCATCTTTGTATCAATGCGCTCAGATGCCttaatttgatttgaatgacttaattataatgataatgaccAGAAGCAAATTGTACCACAGTGATGCTATTCGTGACTAAGATGTTTCCTATCAAAGATTTTAGCTAAGGAAGAAACACTTTTGAAGGTTTATTCAGCACCTTGCACACTTCAACATCAGAACATTTTTCTGCATCTCCAGCCATGCTCCCTCATTTTCCTTATCTacctttcctgtttttgtttggacaCCTTTTGGCCTTTAGTTCTTACAGACTTGTTTTTCTGCCTTGTTCCTTTCCTCCATAGCGGCCCCTTTCTTCTACCACACACcctttatctctcctctttctttgaATTGTCTTTACCTGTGACCACCTCTCCACTTCCTCTGGGGTCCAGTTAGGAAAGAAAGTCTTCAACAGGGTCCTCGATGCCTCCAGATATAGTGCCTGTTTCTCACTGTTCCTTGACCACTGGGGGGTCCATTCAGCCCACCGCA
This region includes:
- the borcs6 gene encoding BLOC-1-related complex subunit 6 isoform X1; the protein is MSLSPVIGTEVPETANGVVTPVALENGPHVPVSVKCGESRLSCPGESSEDGSLGYTENHVDEENRVYNDEYHLDTEIDINERTSTLSLHTSRGTNPSLPDTCAEDSESGPFNRDFPDASNTVKPPDAALLGHSAHTKDSSKQGGTATTDREPTGTETADGGADSREEVEDGEKEKQDEEEDEKNENKWKSQYTGGRKEFESSQHYSSSAPGPSTSSYSSPPPTMLLSDDAPCPPHVMAQVWVRNVRGMQDSKSLDEISQACGGARGGGRSGQSEGRRATISSALELEGTVSHEGDLTNFITKNLEQKIKMSSKPSLDCSDSDCSGPIYRSRGLTRRPADIPPIDPSVLVDLQKHTQEVAHSVEMMMRSLNGTIQNMTALSVGYIQTYRDSVDSLGESVDMSIKGMYTLMARCEELDRSMQPIHTLAAQIRDIKRTLDALETICK
- the si:dkey-72l14.3 gene encoding glyco_hydro_56 domain-containing protein: MAWTEPWSRPDPKPELTLTPYNLRTFSSTILQVQSSFLLPLLLLLTACMAGPPQPASPPLLSGQPFIIFWGIPNSSCSNRPDPRSFGIEQEGRVAIFYEDTLGNYPYFVDKDTPVNGGLPQHTKLNTHLQKTQQDLEEALPAPRYLGLGVLRWAEWTPQWSRNSEKQALYLEASRTLLKTFFPNWTPEEVERWSQVDFEAAAQAVMMETLRELQRLRPKALWGVSPCPICYNGNPAQTMLANYTGQCPAAEMALNDELLWLWKRCSALYPLLSLEKLQSGTSGARLYLSSQIKEALRVSSLTGMLDLPVFPLVKSVYTSTNTFLSQVDLVSTIGESAAMGTAGVVIWERTETKTERECQDLAEFVRKVLGPYSINVTTASRLCSASLCQGKGRCVRQNPDSSAYLHLPPPSKVTEKSQAEAAKATNQPDTDTKMEPDPAEIWKNDFQCQWYKTVDGEVSDQQSPKDGTSVGGTVKENPAEIAKTTTAYTTAPTTKGASVAELRESSSPRTGSPTPSLDIPTDGGMNMLAAPHLTVLLFLVAGNLCLEH